From the genome of Tachysurus fulvidraco isolate hzauxx_2018 chromosome 14, HZAU_PFXX_2.0, whole genome shotgun sequence:
AACATTAACACGGTCAGCAGAGACACTAAGATATCACAGAGCAGCGTCTCACAGACGTTTCTACAGACGTTAAACAGTACAGTTCTTAAAGCACTGAGGAAAATCTACAAAATTTTAACTTAGCAGTTTCCCATAAACTTCTAAACTTGTTCCTACATTCTTCTTTTTCAGGTTTTCCTCAGATCTGATGAGGACACGATCGAGTTCAGGGCCAGAAAATCTGCTGAACTGTCACGTGAGCTCCTGCTGTTTCCATAGAAACGCCGTAAGGGATCATCACTTAGCTAACACGCTAGGCTAGTAAACAGCCTGTCGAAAATAGTAgcatgagacagacagataaataaaaggtCATAGATtaattattcatgtttatttatttcagtgccTATTAGCTAAGGTGCTAGGCTAGCATGCTCAGTTAGCTTGTTCGTTAGCCAACATTTGAACAATCAACCAAAAAAGTGTAACTTGTGGAATTAATAGTAAACGTTGCAAAcacaaaaaatctaacaaaaaataaaatctaatcgAAATATATTACTAAAGCATATCAGCTGTATGTTAGCACGAGCATGCAACGTTTAAGAtaaaaatttgcataaaatatgAAAACCCTGGGCATAAATAGACATTAAAGCAGATGCTCGGTGTTTCTGTACTGTGATTGTGATGTACGATGTATTGCACGCGTGTGCAGGGCATCATGGGTAGCGTCAGCAGTCTAATACCCGGCACTAAGAACTGCAGAGGTTCGGATCAGAAGCTGAAAAAAGGATTTCAGTGTAAAAGAGGCAGATTGCTGAAGCACGAACACAACggcaaaaacaacaactccGAACTCGGCCACATCTCCGCCGGAACCGGCAACACCGACGACTTCTTCTACATCAAAGTGAGCCACACACCCAGAGGAGAAGAAACGACGGACGAGGCGGGCTCGAGGAGAACGCCGACAGAACTGAGCGTGTGCACGAGATTAGAGCAGGTAGACGATACAGATtatattacacatttaaaaacatttacatttaataactcTAAAAGGAATCATTTTATGTCTATAGTTTGTTATGATTAACATTTTCACTAAACATCCTTTACTTGTATTTGTTCAGTTTAAAGCTAATCGATCTAAAACGTATGTGTATATGCCCCGCCCCAAGGGGCGTGTCCTGCTCTTCAGTAGCAGCTCATTATCAGTTAGCATGTTCATCCTCCTGCATGTTATTTTCCTTTTCAACATCATTTCCACAGTTTTCCTCCTGAACTTGTCCATATTCCCTACAGTCGTGTCTTTTTTTGCCTTCGTGTCTTATAGTCATGGCCTGCAGTCAGGTCTTCCAGTCATGTCCTGCCATCGTGTCATACAGTCGCGTCATACAGTCGCGTCATACAGTCGTGTCCTGCCATCGTGTCATACAGCTTCGTCATACAGTCGTGTCCTGCTGTTGTGTCATACGGTCTCGTCATACGGTCGTGTCATACAGTCGCGTCATTCGGTCGTGTCCTGCCATCGTGTCACACAGTCGCGTCATACAGTCGTGTCCTGCTGTTGTGTCATACAGTCGTGTCATACAGTTGTGTCCTGCTGTTGTGTCCTGTTGTTGTGTCATACAGCCGTGTCATACAGTTGTGTCCTGATGTTGTGTCCTGATGTTGTGTCATACAGTCGTGTCATACAGTTGTGTCCTGCTGTTGTGTCATACAGTCGTGTCATACAGTCGTGTCCTGCCATCGTGTCATACAGTCGCATCATACAGTCGGGTCATACAGTTGTGTCCTGCTGTTGTGTCATACAGTCGTGTCATACAGTCGTGTCATACAGTCATGTCCTGCCATCGTGTCTTACAGTCGCATCATACAGTCGTGTTAAACAGTCGTGTCCTGCCATCGTGTCCTACAGACGTGTCATACAGTCGTGTCCTGCCATCGTGTCCTACAGACATGTCCTGCTGTCGTGTCCTGCTGTCGTGTCATACACTCCTGTCCTGCACACTTTAGTCTTCTATGTAGATGTTTCCTTTAAAGCTGTGTTGATCTAatcttcatctccatcatcATGTTTATAACACACCCTCATGCACTTCCTGTCTCCGTTTCCTCTCAGAGAAATTCCCGTAATAATCTTACAGCCAaaccatttaacatttaactgttTGTTTATCAAACCTGTGGGTTCTCATCTCTTAGAGCAAGTGTTCTTCTGGGGGGGGGGTTTCAATTAAACCATACCGTGTTAGTcatctttcctcttttttccccactaGACGGCAGAAGGCTCTTTTATGGCACAGTTCTCCCGGAGCAGCAGCTCTTCTGTAGAAACCCACAACAGTTTGAGCACAATTCTGGGAACCAACCTCAGGAATATCGACCGTCCAAAAGCCCAGACACCGGAACCAAAACAGAACATAAGCTCGGGATCTCCGTGCGATTCCGGGATTTACGGTTCCAGCTGGACCAACGACGCCGCTAACAGCAGGACTAAATTGACTGGTGGGTTTAATGGAGATGGCAGGACGTCCAACTCCAGCATGAGATCCACAAGCGTGTTGAGTGACTGTACCTCCGGCCCGACGAGCTTAAAAACCGACACTACTACTAAAACTGTGGAACtcacccacaccagcccttcCTCTGAGAGGAATTTTCCAAGTTCACTGGTATCTGAACTGTCTGAGGAACAACAGCTCTACGGCTCGGAGGTAAATCTCACTGATGTTTATTTCACCTTAAGGTTCACTCAGAAGTGGACAATCTCAGGTggagtctgcttcctctcacaGTTTCTCACAGGTTCAGGGATCTCCATCTACATCTGTTGATTTCTGTAAAGCCATTTCGTGACCATGTGACCATGACCTTATGTTATGAGAACTTCACACGTGTTCTGAATACTCGAGTCCACACCCAGATTTTACTTCTCATCGTACTGTGGCTCGATTGCACGACCTCACACCCTATTACTGAGCAGCAAACCTGTTACGGGGAACAATGCTACCCAATTTGAACCAATTAGGTTCCTCGATGTGGACAGGGGTCTGGTCAAACATTCTCACAAGAACCAAAGGGTCACTTCTCTCTTCTCAATAAACAGCTCTCACACTTCACTAAACATGTCGAATCCCAGGgcgagtgaaaaaaaaaagctaaacagATCACACCCACAAGATCAAACCTTGACCAACATCAGATTTTTATCTGATGGTTTTTTGTCACTTCAGGTTTAGGGTTAAATGTCTGAAGAGAAACTATTCTTAGTTTTAGAAAACATAACTCTGTACAACGACCATCATCAAGACCCAACACTAAATGTGAGCAAGCGTGTGGTTCTTTCTGAAGTGAAGGGTGTCAAGTGATTGGTCCTGTGTTTAGCTCCACCCACAATGTTAGTTGTTCATCCTGCTTCGAAGAGTCACGGCGCATCTCAGCGCAGCCTAACTCTTGACGAGTGTATGTTCTTCTGCAGGTATCCCAGCATGCTTTGCGGGCTCAGCAGCTCCTCCAGCTGCAGGTTATTCAGCTCCAGCAGGATAAAGATCGACTCCAGGAAGAAGTGGATCAGTTGATAAGGGACCGAGATTCAGCAGAGAGTCAACTCATctacaaacaccaacacaccccCATAACAGCCACACTGGAAGAGACACAGTGGGAGGTATGAAGTCTGGTGATCGCTGGGTACCTGCATCCTTAACAATATCATGTTCACCAAATTAAACCTACTTTAAGCTCCATGCTGCTAGCTCGGTGCTAAACCCGATGACTGCTGATTGGATGATGGCTGACTAAGCTCTGCTCCAGTAGGACCAATATGGCTGCCAGAAATTATCCCAGAGTTGGAGAAtattcagtgtgtttgtttctcttcaGGTTTGTCAGAAAGTAGGTGAAATCTCTCTGCTGAAGCAGCAGCTGAAGGACTCGCAGGCTGAAGTGACCAGTAAGCTGAGCGATATCGTGTCTCTAAGGGCTGCATTGAGAGAAACCAGGAGTAAAATGGAGGAGCTGGTGGAGAAACAGCGTGAGTGTGAGGAGGCACTGCGCTTAAGGAACACTGAGATggaggtgtgtttttttatacaagaCCTCCACAACACTTCTGTACAGACTCAATCTAACGGTCAACTCTATGCTGATTTTGACCTCTATCGGCTTCCACAATGTCAGCCCATCTGACCCTTATTGTTTCCCACATTACTTACTTTGTCatagcttcttttttttgtatctgatttttttttaacatggtcCATAGTTTTCTTCCCTCCTGCCTCCTGAAAACACAATCAAGCTTCTCCACCTGTTGCTTCCCATATTTTGTGACTTCCTGTTGTAGAGAATACAAAAAATGTCTCGTTACTCTTAATGTTCTTACTTTCTTCTAGAAAACAAAagcagggaaaaaaacagagctgGAGAAGATCATGATAGATTGTTTAGTGAAGGTTCTTATAAACATGTTGAGGCAGTAGCACCGCTAGTGAGGCTGTTAGCTTAGCTGCTAGTGAGTCTACACACACTGCAAGCATCTGTCATGTATAATTAGAAAAATTTATGTTGTTTCAATGTAGTTCAGCATATTTTCATACCATATGCAGCTTCCTgtgtagctagctagctttagCTAACTACTGTCTTCAgtaaaacaataatattataattttcaGATTTCCATCAACATTAGTTTGCATTTTCTAACTCAAAGGAAACACAACCTTGTTTCTGCTAATGTGTGTTTGATTTCCTGAAGGTCTGTGAAAACGAGctgcagaggaagaagaacGAAGCAGAGCTGCTCAGAGAGAAAGCAGGAAAGCTGGAGACCGACGTCAAAACCCTGAATCAAGATCTCCTGGTGGCCAAAGAGGAACATTTAGAGCTGCTAAAAGTTAAGGACCAGCTGCAGGAGCAACAAAATCTTCTGCAGGTCTTGCAATCCAAGAAGGTTGACAGAGAAACATCAGAAGACCTTGATGTCCTTCAAAAGGAGGTGGAGAGACTGCGTGAGcagctggaggaggagaagagaaagaaggagaagatcCTGAGCAGCTTCCAACATGAGAAACAGACATGGAATAAAGAGAAGGACAAAGTGATACGTTACCAGAAGCAGCTGCAGTGTAACTACTTGCAGATGCACAGAAAGAACCAGGAGCTGGAGAAAAGACTGAAGGAACGAAATGGCAAAGTggaaaacaggacagaaaaggACAGGGACAGGACACAGCAGGAGACGGACGTCCGAAAGACAGATGTGCGCTACAGTGAAATGGTGGCCACTGAGATATGATGCAGTGTACTATTCCATTCACATCTTTAATGCACACTTGCCCGCTTCAGTTCGGTTCGGTTGTCAAGGTCCACTTGTAGAAAAAAGGTTCCTCACGGGTTCCTCGGATGGTTCTGCTTCATTTTAGCAAGAACcctcctttgtttgtttgtagttaTATTCACAGCCGTCCTTCAGACAGATGAACCAAAGGAGGTTTTACTAGATAAAAAGTAATCTTCATAAGTTTTCCCAGGATTGTGTCTGGTGGATTTTAGCCAACCTTATTCTGCTACCTAGTAAGTAAGCTAAGTAGGCTAGATATTGAGAAATTCCATCAGTCTTCCTGCTGAAGACAAAACCTGTTCCTAACATCACTCCCagctacatactgtaaaagTGGGAACTATGGTCACAACATGGAAATGGTGTTAACGTAACAGGATCGTAACACGTCACACTCTCTACTGACACAACACCAAAAGTGTAACTGAACTTTAACGTTTTGTCTAgattttatgattattattttttttatgattgtaATTTATTCGTGAGTGAAGCTCATCACCCCGACagttttttatattgttttatttgctaaaaaatacatcacactgcactaatgccccttttccaccgaggcagtttgagtgcaggttcggagcctaatttagaaccagttctttctgtttcgaccaccaaagcaccggctccgaaccaggaaaagtggttcttaaggagcaccaaaacgttgctggtctagacttaagaaccgcttgtgtcaggagctgtgggtggggctgtgggcggggctactgttagcgcatttgataatgtaccttaagtacactaatgtttaatacacttttactttaccgcgatatgatacattatcagcacacatgatagtaggtagctacatgctaaggctaaatttttttctgtgttaacgataaaataacgttatgtactttatcgattacaacctccgtttatacagattacacggagctgcacgtacacgttttattcaccacgtttgggtgttaatgtaggttcgtGAGCAttaaagccatgagcattaacagtaaagcaacatccaccattgttgttgtgtttgtgtttgccgccgcTGTGCTAatgttgctgggacacgtgacacgtatacagtgacatcacactcggtgctgtgatggctctctagccggtggaaaggcaaaccggttcttagaaggttctccattggaaccaactttgaaccagcactagcgctagctctgaaccagatACCCGGTTctgtttggtggaaaagaggcattataGAGCTAAAAACACAATGGGAAAGTGCTGTGATTATTACATCATAACATAACAGCCAATCAGGTTCCAGTATGCAAATGAAGTGCGTAGCATCAACTGTGGGGGGTCAAGAGATGTTTccattttgtgtaaaagtgtatATTAGCTTCTGTGGAAACTTAAAATCAAGTGAAAAATCTTTTGTGCTCGGGTCACTGACTTCGAGTTTAAAACGAGGAACCGAGACACAATAAGAACAACCAAAGAGATCATAATCAGATCACACAAACTCTAGGAAACTTTATTTCAGCTGAGACCTAAACACA
Proteins encoded in this window:
- the lzts1 gene encoding leucine zipper putative tumor suppressor 1 isoform X2, producing the protein MRTRSSSGPENLLNCHGIMGSVSSLIPGTKNCRGSDQKLKKGFQCKRGRLLKHEHNGKNNNSELGHISAGTGNTDDFFYIKVSHTPRGEETTDEAGSRRTPTELSVCTRLEQTAEGSFMAQFSRSSSSSVETHNSLSTILGTNLRNIDRPKAQTPEPKQNISSGSPCDSGIYGSSWTNDAANSRTKLTGGFNGDGRTSNSSMRSTSVLSDCTSGPTSLKTDTTTKTVELTHTSPSSERNFPSSLVSELSEEQQLYGSEVSQHALRAQQLLQLQVIQLQQDKDRLQEEVDQLIRDRDSAESQLIYKHQHTPITATLEETQWEVCQKVGEISLLKQQLKDSQAEVTSKLSDIVSLRAALRETRSKMEELVEKQRECEEALRLRNTEMEVCENELQRKKNEAELLREKAGKLETDVKTLNQDLLVAKEEHLELLKVKDQLQEQQNLLQVLQSKKVDRETSEDLDVLQKEVERLREQLEEEKRKKEKILSSFQHEKQTWNKEKDKVIRYQKQLQCNYLQMHRKNQELEKRLKERNGKVENRTEKDRDRTQQETDVRKTDVRYSEMVATEI
- the lzts1 gene encoding leucine zipper putative tumor suppressor 1 isoform X1, with protein sequence MRTRSSSGPENLLNCHVSSCCFHRNAGIMGSVSSLIPGTKNCRGSDQKLKKGFQCKRGRLLKHEHNGKNNNSELGHISAGTGNTDDFFYIKVSHTPRGEETTDEAGSRRTPTELSVCTRLEQTAEGSFMAQFSRSSSSSVETHNSLSTILGTNLRNIDRPKAQTPEPKQNISSGSPCDSGIYGSSWTNDAANSRTKLTGGFNGDGRTSNSSMRSTSVLSDCTSGPTSLKTDTTTKTVELTHTSPSSERNFPSSLVSELSEEQQLYGSEVSQHALRAQQLLQLQVIQLQQDKDRLQEEVDQLIRDRDSAESQLIYKHQHTPITATLEETQWEVCQKVGEISLLKQQLKDSQAEVTSKLSDIVSLRAALRETRSKMEELVEKQRECEEALRLRNTEMEVCENELQRKKNEAELLREKAGKLETDVKTLNQDLLVAKEEHLELLKVKDQLQEQQNLLQVLQSKKVDRETSEDLDVLQKEVERLREQLEEEKRKKEKILSSFQHEKQTWNKEKDKVIRYQKQLQCNYLQMHRKNQELEKRLKERNGKVENRTEKDRDRTQQETDVRKTDVRYSEMVATEI